A region of Massilia sp. WG5 DNA encodes the following proteins:
- a CDS encoding DUF2442 domain-containing protein, with protein sequence MKNEIRVARAEITSIDSQGFWLRCHREELYLPFAMYPWFEDATVAQLCRVECFGDTCLYWPGLDLELSVESIRLSMSAPQRNPPNLS encoded by the coding sequence ATGAAGAATGAAATTCGCGTGGCACGGGCCGAAATCACCAGCATCGACAGCCAGGGTTTCTGGCTGCGCTGTCATCGGGAAGAGTTGTACCTGCCCTTCGCCATGTATCCCTGGTTCGAGGATGCGACGGTGGCGCAATTGTGCCGGGTCGAGTGCTTCGGCGATACCTGCCTGTACTGGCCGGGACTCGACCTCGAGCTCAGCGTCGAGAGCATCCGGCTGTCGATGAGCGCGCCTCAGCGCAATCCGCCGAACCTCTCATAG
- a CDS encoding M14-type cytosolic carboxypeptidase, whose product MSIKISSQFDAGAIEVVNATSATAIDLNIRKDSHADITQWFYFRLQGAQAQPCTIRLLNAGQSAYPAGWEDYNAMASYDRINWFRVPTSFDGQVLSIEHTPAMDSVYYAYFEPYSWERHLELLDRAQLSEHVRMLDLGSTIDGRDLNLLVIGEPAEGKKKVWVIARQHPGETMAEWFVEGMLDALLDPAHPFGRQLLKESVFYVVPNMNPDGSVRGNLRTNAAGANLNREWLNPSMERSPEVFLVLKKMHETGVDMCLDVHGDEGLPYVFIAGSESLPNFTAEQAAAQKAFSDAFMVASPDFQDVHGYGETPYSEETLTMGSPHITHAFGCLSLTLELPFKDNANDPDPLVGWDGARSARLGAAVLQPVLQAVRAIK is encoded by the coding sequence ATGTCTATCAAGATTAGCAGCCAGTTCGACGCTGGCGCCATCGAGGTCGTGAACGCCACAAGCGCGACCGCCATCGATCTGAACATCCGCAAGGATTCGCACGCCGACATCACCCAGTGGTTCTACTTCCGCCTGCAGGGCGCGCAGGCGCAGCCCTGCACGATCCGCCTGCTGAACGCCGGCCAGTCGGCCTACCCGGCGGGATGGGAAGACTACAACGCGATGGCGAGCTATGACCGCATCAACTGGTTCCGCGTGCCGACCAGCTTCGACGGCCAGGTGCTGAGCATCGAGCACACCCCGGCCATGGACAGCGTCTACTACGCCTACTTCGAGCCCTATTCCTGGGAGCGCCACCTGGAGCTGCTGGACCGCGCCCAGCTGTCCGAACACGTGCGCATGCTCGACCTCGGTTCGACCATCGACGGCCGCGACCTGAACCTGCTCGTCATCGGCGAGCCGGCGGAAGGCAAGAAGAAAGTCTGGGTGATCGCACGCCAGCACCCGGGCGAGACGATGGCCGAATGGTTCGTCGAAGGCATGCTCGACGCCCTGCTCGACCCGGCCCATCCCTTCGGGCGTCAGTTATTGAAAGAATCGGTGTTCTACGTGGTGCCGAACATGAACCCGGACGGCTCGGTGCGGGGCAACCTGCGCACGAATGCCGCCGGCGCCAACCTGAACCGCGAGTGGCTGAACCCGAGCATGGAGCGCAGCCCGGAAGTCTTCCTGGTGCTGAAGAAGATGCACGAAACCGGCGTCGACATGTGCCTGGACGTGCACGGCGACGAGGGCCTGCCCTACGTGTTCATCGCCGGCAGCGAATCCCTGCCGAACTTTACCGCCGAACAGGCCGCCGCCCAGAAGGCCTTCTCGGATGCCTTCATGGTCGCCAGCCCGGACTTCCAGGACGTGCACGGCTACGGCGAGACGCCCTACAGCGAAGAGACCCTGACCATGGGCTCGCCGCACATCACCCACGCCTTCGGCTGCCTGTCGCTGACCCTGGAACTGCCGTTCAAGGACAACGCCAACGACCCGGATCCGCTGGTCGGCTGGGACGGCGCGCGCAGCGCCCGCCTCGGCGCCGCGGTGTTGCAGCCGGTGCTGCAGGCGGTCCGCGCGATCAAGTAA
- a CDS encoding oxygen-insensitive NAD(P)H-dependent nitroreductase NfsB — MSILAAATKRHTTKAYDPTRRVPDELMQQIYGLLRNSPSSVNSQPWHFIVASTPEAKARMAKGAQGGFIYNEPKITKASHVILFCVRADADQQHLDAVLEQEQRDGRFRDEAAKAGQAKGRLGYVNLHRYTQKDLPQWLEKQVYIALGSAMLGAANLGIDTTPMEGIDVAALDAEFGLHERGLTSLVMLSFGYHAETDFNAGLPKSRLSEEQVFTFL; from the coding sequence ATGAGTATTCTTGCCGCCGCTACCAAACGCCACACCACCAAGGCCTACGACCCGACCCGCCGCGTCCCCGACGAACTCATGCAGCAGATCTACGGCCTGCTGCGCAACAGCCCGTCTTCGGTGAACTCGCAGCCCTGGCACTTCATCGTCGCCAGCACGCCGGAAGCGAAGGCCCGCATGGCCAAGGGCGCGCAGGGCGGTTTTATCTACAACGAGCCGAAGATCACCAAGGCCTCGCACGTGATCCTGTTCTGCGTGCGCGCCGACGCCGACCAGCAGCACCTGGATGCCGTGCTGGAGCAGGAGCAGCGCGACGGCCGCTTTCGCGACGAGGCCGCGAAGGCCGGCCAGGCCAAGGGCCGCCTGGGCTACGTGAACCTGCACCGCTACACCCAGAAGGACCTGCCGCAGTGGCTGGAAAAACAGGTGTATATCGCCCTCGGCAGCGCGATGCTGGGCGCCGCCAACCTGGGCATCGACACCACGCCGATGGAAGGCATCGACGTCGCCGCGCTGGACGCGGAGTTCGGCCTGCACGAGCGCGGCCTGACCAGCCTGGTGATGCTGAGCTTCGGCTACCACGCCGAGACCGACTTCAACGCCGGCCTGCCGAAGTCGCGCCTGAGCGAAGAGCAGGTGTTCACCTTCCTGTAA
- a CDS encoding porin: MTLKKWAFAASLTAGTLASGSALAQSNTDVYGIIDVLLGPTTNITKDKGTTWRVSASGMNTSRLGFRGSEDLGDGLKAVYQLEMGIAPDTGTADNPLFKRQANVGLEGSFGRLVLGRSFTSVYDFMLAYDPMGYAPFYSWVPTGNASGASKYGMTTGFDNMVKYTGKFGNFSIGLNYGAGEQSSTIGDSAKGAVALNYASGPYAVAATYERINGNKTATGVRDETTAWHLGALYNSGGLKLQGGARDYRLESAKPLTADLRARLYWAGASYLVAPRVTLTGAVYYQDVRKVPANTDADPIMVVLRARYALSKRTDLYTVAAYAKARHEQLVSLSRDEAGYGSNMSNLSVGIQHRF, from the coding sequence ATGACACTGAAAAAATGGGCCTTCGCCGCAAGCCTGACCGCCGGCACCCTTGCCTCGGGCAGCGCTCTCGCACAGTCGAATACCGATGTCTACGGCATCATCGACGTGCTGCTTGGCCCGACGACCAACATCACCAAGGACAAGGGCACGACCTGGCGCGTCAGTGCGAGCGGCATGAACACCTCGCGTCTCGGCTTTCGCGGCAGCGAGGATCTCGGGGACGGGCTGAAAGCGGTCTATCAGCTCGAGATGGGTATCGCGCCCGATACCGGCACCGCCGACAACCCCTTGTTCAAGCGCCAGGCCAATGTCGGCCTCGAAGGCAGCTTCGGGCGCCTGGTGCTGGGACGCTCCTTCACCTCGGTGTATGACTTCATGCTGGCCTACGATCCGATGGGCTATGCGCCCTTTTACTCCTGGGTTCCGACCGGCAATGCCAGCGGCGCCAGCAAATACGGCATGACCACCGGCTTCGACAATATGGTCAAGTACACCGGCAAGTTCGGCAATTTCTCGATTGGCCTGAACTATGGCGCCGGCGAACAGTCGTCGACGATCGGCGACAGCGCCAAGGGCGCCGTGGCGCTGAACTATGCAAGCGGACCCTATGCGGTCGCGGCCACCTATGAGCGGATCAACGGAAACAAGACGGCGACGGGCGTCCGCGACGAGACGACCGCCTGGCACCTGGGCGCCTTGTACAACAGCGGCGGCCTGAAGCTGCAGGGCGGCGCCCGCGACTACCGGCTCGAGTCGGCAAAACCGCTGACGGCCGACCTGCGCGCGCGCCTGTACTGGGCGGGCGCCAGCTACCTGGTCGCCCCGCGAGTCACGCTGACCGGCGCGGTGTACTACCAGGATGTGCGCAAGGTGCCGGCGAACACCGACGCGGATCCGATCATGGTCGTGCTCCGCGCCCGTTATGCGCTGTCCAAGCGCACCGACCTGTACACGGTGGCGGCCTATGCCAAGGCCCGGCATGAGCAGCTCGTCAGCCTGTCCCGGGACGAAGCCGGCTACGGCAGCAACATGAGCAACCTGTCGGTGGGTATCCAGCACCGTTTCTGA
- the pmbA gene encoding metalloprotease PmbA codes for MNDSVFTHTQDQLKQLAQDVLAIAKETGASDASVEISEGSGLAVTVRKGQVETIEQNKDKGIGVTVYCGQRRGHSSTSDFSSASLRAAVEAAYNIARFTAEDPAAGLPDADLLEMNPRDLRLCYPWDISAEEAVQIAQRCEAAAFGVDKRITNSEGASVYVQQSHFVAANSLGFCAGYPFSRHTLSVAPIAGKGAHMQRDDWYSSARDPNKLADPEKVGRYAAERALARLNARKLDTRTCPVLFEAPLAAGLLGAFVQATSGGALYRKSSFLLDSLGQSIFPSHIQIVEDPHIVGAVGSSPFDEEGVRTQTRKVVSDGVLQGYFLSSYSARKLGMQTTGNAGGSHNLDMLSKETKIADTFEGMLRKMGTGLLVTELMGQGTNYVTGDYSRGASGYWVENGVIQYPVEEITIAGNMKEMFQSIVGIGNDVLTRGNKSTGSILIEKMVVAGS; via the coding sequence ATGAACGACTCCGTCTTCACCCATACCCAGGATCAGCTCAAGCAGCTCGCACAAGATGTGCTGGCGATTGCAAAGGAAACCGGCGCCAGCGATGCATCGGTCGAGATCAGCGAGGGTAGCGGGCTGGCGGTCACGGTGCGCAAGGGCCAGGTCGAGACCATCGAGCAGAACAAGGACAAGGGCATCGGCGTGACCGTCTACTGCGGCCAGCGCCGCGGTCATTCCAGCACCTCCGATTTCTCCAGCGCCTCGCTGCGCGCCGCCGTCGAAGCCGCCTACAACATCGCCCGCTTCACCGCCGAAGACCCCGCCGCCGGCCTGCCGGACGCGGATCTGCTGGAAATGAATCCGCGCGACCTGCGCCTGTGCTACCCATGGGACATCAGCGCCGAGGAAGCGGTACAGATCGCCCAGCGCTGCGAAGCGGCCGCCTTCGGCGTCGACAAGCGCATCACCAACAGCGAAGGCGCCAGCGTCTACGTCCAGCAGTCGCATTTCGTGGCCGCCAACAGCCTCGGCTTCTGCGCCGGCTACCCGTTCTCGCGCCACACCCTGTCGGTCGCGCCGATCGCCGGCAAGGGCGCGCATATGCAGCGCGACGACTGGTACAGCTCGGCGCGCGACCCGAACAAGCTGGCCGACCCGGAAAAGGTCGGCCGCTATGCCGCCGAGCGCGCCCTGGCGCGCCTGAACGCGCGCAAGCTCGATACCCGCACCTGCCCGGTGCTGTTCGAAGCCCCGCTGGCCGCCGGCCTGCTCGGCGCCTTCGTCCAGGCAACGTCCGGCGGCGCCCTGTACCGCAAGTCGAGTTTCCTGCTGGATTCCCTCGGCCAGTCGATCTTCCCCTCGCACATCCAGATCGTCGAAGACCCGCACATCGTCGGCGCGGTCGGCTCCTCGCCCTTCGACGAAGAGGGCGTGCGCACCCAGACCCGCAAGGTCGTCAGCGACGGCGTGCTGCAAGGCTATTTCCTGTCCTCGTACTCGGCGCGCAAGCTGGGCATGCAGACCACCGGCAACGCCGGCGGCTCGCACAATCTCGACATGCTGTCGAAGGAAACGAAAATCGCCGACACCTTCGAAGGCATGCTGCGCAAGATGGGCACCGGCCTGCTGGTCACGGAACTGATGGGACAGGGCACCAACTACGTCACCGGCGACTACTCGCGCGGCGCGTCCGGCTACTGGGTCGAGAACGGCGTGATCCAGTACCCGGTCGAGGAAATCACCATCGCCGGCAATATGAAGGAGATGTTCCAGTCCATCGTCGGCATCGGCAATGACGTGCTAACGCGCGGCAACAAGTCGACCGGCTCGATCCTGATCGAGAAGATGGTGGTGGCCGGCAGCTGA
- the yjgA gene encoding ribosome biogenesis factor YjgA yields the protein MPNANRGAVGFRSDEFEPEYDRPSKSELKRQSNELQKLGEQLIDAPRDRVKRVPMPDEVKDAILMAQTITNHEGRRRQLQYVGKMMRSLDEEEVAVIQRTIESWKGTSKAEAAALHALERRREKLLADDKALTQLLEEHPQLDVQHLRTLIRNARKEQAENKPPKAYREIFQILKDLAKPAKAAPSDEVEGEGEEDDESGE from the coding sequence ATGCCAAATGCAAACCGCGGCGCTGTCGGCTTCCGCTCCGACGAGTTCGAACCGGAATACGACCGCCCCTCCAAGTCCGAACTGAAGCGGCAGAGTAACGAGTTGCAGAAGCTCGGCGAACAGCTCATCGATGCGCCGCGCGACCGCGTCAAGCGCGTGCCGATGCCGGACGAGGTCAAGGATGCCATCCTCATGGCCCAGACCATCACCAACCACGAAGGCCGCCGCCGCCAGCTGCAGTACGTGGGCAAGATGATGCGCTCCCTCGACGAAGAGGAAGTCGCCGTCATCCAGCGCACCATCGAGAGCTGGAAAGGCACCTCGAAGGCCGAAGCCGCCGCCCTGCACGCGCTGGAACGCCGCCGCGAGAAGCTGCTGGCCGACGACAAGGCGCTCACCCAGCTGCTGGAAGAGCATCCGCAGCTGGACGTGCAGCACCTGCGCACCCTGATCCGCAATGCGCGCAAGGAGCAGGCGGAGAACAAGCCGCCCAAGGCCTACCGCGAGATCTTCCAGATCCTGAAGGACCTGGCCAAGCCGGCCAAGGCTGCCCCGAGCGACGAGGTCGAAGGCGAAGGCGAAGAAGACGATGAGTCTGGAGAATAA
- the mog gene encoding molybdopterin adenylyltransferase, with translation MSLENKVQELVVGLVSVSDRASGGVYEDKGIPALQEWLQKTLTTPFRVETRLIPDDRASIEQTLVELVDVQRCHLVLTTGGTGPARRDVTPEATLAIGTKEMPGFGEQMRQVSLHFVPTAILSRQVAVIRETPDHAALVMNLPGQPKSIKETLEGLKDAEGKTVVDGIFAAVPYCIDLIGGPFSDTNPDVCVAWRPKKK, from the coding sequence ATGAGTCTGGAGAATAAGGTGCAGGAGCTGGTCGTGGGCCTGGTCTCGGTCTCGGACCGCGCCAGCGGCGGCGTCTACGAGGACAAGGGCATCCCGGCCTTGCAGGAATGGTTGCAGAAGACGCTGACCACCCCGTTCCGCGTCGAGACCCGCCTGATCCCCGACGACCGCGCCAGCATCGAGCAGACCCTGGTCGAGCTGGTCGACGTGCAGCGCTGCCACCTGGTGCTGACCACCGGCGGCACCGGCCCGGCGCGGCGCGACGTCACGCCCGAGGCCACGCTCGCCATCGGCACCAAGGAAATGCCCGGCTTTGGCGAGCAGATGCGCCAGGTCAGCCTGCATTTCGTGCCGACCGCGATCCTGTCGCGCCAGGTCGCGGTGATCCGCGAGACGCCGGATCACGCGGCCCTGGTCATGAACCTGCCCGGCCAGCCGAAGTCGATCAAGGAAACCCTCGAAGGCCTGAAGGATGCCGAGGGCAAGACCGTCGTCGACGGCATCTTCGCGGCGGTCCCCTACTGCATCGACCTGATCGGCGGTCCGTTCAGCGACACCAACCCGGACGTCTGCGTGGCCTGGCGTCCGAAGAAGAAATAA
- a CDS encoding alpha/beta hydrolase codes for MSALLEHVIVDTSDNPEVSVIWLHGLGADGNDFVPIVRELDLAGLPGIRFIFPHARTMPVTVNGGYVMRAWYDITGAELTRREDENGLRASQQEVEAFIAREKARGIPASRIVLAGFSQGCAMTIQAGLRHPEPLAGMICLSGYVPLSSKLATERTQESLATPIFMAHGRHDNVVPFNRAEMSRDLLVSLGYQVEWHEYAMQHSVCLEEVQHLSSFFKKVLG; via the coding sequence ATGAGCGCACTGCTCGAACACGTCATCGTCGACACCAGCGACAACCCGGAAGTCTCCGTCATCTGGCTGCACGGCCTGGGCGCGGACGGCAACGACTTCGTGCCCATCGTGCGCGAACTCGACCTGGCCGGCCTGCCCGGCATCCGCTTCATCTTCCCGCATGCGCGCACGATGCCGGTCACCGTCAACGGCGGCTACGTGATGCGCGCCTGGTACGACATCACCGGCGCCGAACTGACGCGGCGCGAGGACGAGAACGGCCTGCGCGCCTCGCAGCAGGAAGTCGAAGCCTTCATCGCCCGCGAAAAGGCGCGCGGCATCCCGGCCTCGCGCATCGTCCTGGCCGGCTTCTCGCAAGGCTGCGCGATGACCATCCAGGCCGGCCTGCGCCACCCCGAGCCGCTGGCCGGCATGATCTGCCTGTCCGGCTATGTGCCGCTCTCGAGCAAACTGGCCACCGAGCGTACCCAGGAAAGCCTGGCCACGCCGATCTTCATGGCCCACGGCCGCCACGACAACGTGGTGCCCTTCAACCGCGCCGAGATGTCGCGCGACCTGCTGGTCTCGCTGGGCTACCAGGTCGAGTGGCACGAGTATGCGATGCAGCACTCGGTGTGTCTGGAAGAGGTGCAGCATCTCTCCAGCTTCTTCAAGAAAGTGCTGGGCTGA
- a CDS encoding carboxymuconolactone decarboxylase family protein, giving the protein MTDRLRPIPADEWTDAQREAAHEIVNGPRGALYGPFVPLLRSPELMGHAQRLGEYLRYRSAIGTRLSELAILVTAREWNQQVEWAIHAPVARQAGVKEELIGAIARRERPQAMAADEEAVYEFCVELQRDKRVSDRTYDKALALFGAQGVVDLMGVNGYYTFLAMIMNGAQTEAPPSSAAPLPE; this is encoded by the coding sequence ATGACAGACCGCCTCCGCCCCATCCCCGCCGACGAATGGACCGACGCCCAGCGCGAGGCGGCGCATGAGATCGTCAACGGCCCGCGCGGCGCCCTGTACGGCCCCTTCGTGCCGCTGTTGCGCAGTCCGGAACTGATGGGCCACGCGCAGCGCCTCGGCGAATACCTGCGCTACCGCAGCGCCATCGGCACCCGGCTGTCCGAGCTGGCGATCCTCGTCACCGCGCGTGAATGGAACCAGCAGGTGGAGTGGGCGATCCATGCGCCGGTCGCGCGCCAGGCCGGCGTCAAGGAAGAGCTGATCGGCGCCATCGCGCGCAGGGAGCGTCCGCAGGCCATGGCGGCCGACGAAGAGGCGGTGTATGAATTTTGCGTGGAGCTGCAGCGCGACAAGCGGGTGTCGGACCGCACTTATGACAAGGCCCTGGCGCTGTTCGGCGCGCAGGGCGTGGTCGACCTGATGGGCGTGAACGGCTACTACACCTTCCTGGCGATGATCATGAATGGGGCGCAGACCGAGGCGCCGCCGTCGAGCGCGGCGCCGTTGCCGGAATAA
- a CDS encoding aspartate aminotransferase family protein gives MSRILHRKLGETPPVAVKGDGIYLQDSQGKTYIDASGGAAVSSLGHGHPDVIAAMHAQIDRCAYAHTAFFTTEAAEDLAERLLAHAPAGIGGVCLVAGGAEAMEAALKLARQYFVEAGEHRRTLFIARRQSWHGNTPGALADMPRVSPCYEYRYRVEGQGTEQYTAMLLDELEAAILQAGPERVIGFCAEPVAGAAGGAIPPTPGYFHGVRTLCDKYGILFIADEVMCGMGRTGTMFAIEQDAVAPDLIAVGKGLGAGYQPIGAVLVNGAVLERLQRGDGAFLHRHTYTSHPVAAAAALAVLQVIERDDLLAQVKKRGATLRRMLGDVFGGHPHVGDIRGRGLFMALELVRDRAGREPFAPELKLHAAIRAQAMRRGLMVYPMGGSIDGRRGDHVLLAPPFIVSAAQLSEIVARLEEAVNAAVREIS, from the coding sequence ATGAGCCGCATCCTTCATCGCAAGCTGGGCGAGACGCCGCCCGTGGCCGTCAAGGGCGACGGCATCTACCTGCAGGACAGCCAGGGCAAGACCTATATCGATGCCAGCGGCGGCGCGGCCGTGTCTTCGCTCGGGCACGGCCATCCGGACGTGATCGCCGCCATGCACGCCCAGATCGACCGCTGCGCCTATGCGCATACGGCCTTCTTCACCACCGAGGCGGCGGAGGACCTGGCCGAGCGCCTGCTGGCGCACGCGCCGGCGGGGATCGGCGGGGTCTGCCTGGTCGCGGGCGGCGCCGAGGCGATGGAGGCGGCCCTGAAGCTCGCGCGCCAGTATTTCGTCGAGGCCGGGGAACACCGGCGCACCCTGTTCATTGCGCGCCGCCAGAGCTGGCACGGCAACACGCCGGGGGCGCTGGCCGACATGCCGCGCGTCTCGCCCTGCTACGAGTACCGCTACCGCGTCGAAGGCCAGGGCACCGAACAGTACACGGCCATGCTGCTGGACGAGCTGGAAGCGGCGATCCTGCAGGCCGGACCGGAACGCGTGATCGGCTTCTGCGCCGAGCCGGTGGCGGGCGCGGCCGGCGGCGCGATCCCGCCGACGCCGGGCTACTTCCACGGCGTGCGGACGCTGTGCGACAAGTACGGCATCCTGTTCATCGCCGACGAAGTCATGTGCGGCATGGGCCGCACCGGCACCATGTTCGCGATCGAGCAGGATGCGGTGGCGCCGGACCTGATCGCGGTCGGCAAGGGCCTGGGGGCCGGCTACCAGCCGATCGGCGCGGTGCTGGTCAACGGCGCGGTCCTCGAGCGCCTGCAGCGCGGCGACGGCGCCTTCCTGCACCGGCACACCTATACCAGCCACCCGGTGGCGGCGGCCGCCGCGCTGGCGGTGCTGCAGGTGATCGAGCGTGACGACCTGCTGGCGCAGGTGAAGAAGCGCGGCGCCACGCTGCGGCGCATGCTGGGCGACGTGTTCGGCGGCCATCCGCACGTCGGCGACATCCGCGGCCGCGGGCTGTTCATGGCGCTCGAACTGGTGCGCGACCGCGCCGGCCGGGAGCCGTTCGCGCCGGAGCTGAAACTGCATGCGGCGATCAGGGCGCAGGCGATGCGGCGCGGGCTGATGGTCTATCCGATGGGCGGCAGCATCGACGGGCGCCGCGGCGACCATGTGCTGCTGGCGCCGCCCTTCATCGTCAGCGCGGCGCAGCTGTCGGAGATCGTCGCGCGGCTGGAGGAGGCGGTGAATGCGGCGGTGCGGGAAATCTCTTGA
- a CDS encoding fumarylacetoacetate hydrolase family protein has product MRLVRYGRPGKEKPGLFDEEGRLRSLAGIIDDIDGSALSEKALRKLAKVDWKTLPIVRGEPRFGVPVKGVGKFIGIGMNYSDHAAEVGAPVPKEPIMFMKATSCLSGADDPIQLPQGSKKTDWEVELGVVIGTRAQYVSEADALDYVAGYCVVNDVSERAFQFEMGSQWDKGKGCDTFGPVGPFLVTKDEIFDVQDLDLYLELNGKRMQTGNTSNMIFTVAQIVSYLSRFMTLEPGDIICTGTPPGVGLGRTPQRFLKKGDKLRLGIAGLGEQQQEVLAFPKG; this is encoded by the coding sequence ATGAGGTTAGTTCGCTACGGCCGCCCCGGTAAGGAAAAGCCCGGCCTGTTCGACGAAGAGGGCCGCCTGCGCTCGCTGGCCGGCATCATCGACGACATCGACGGCTCGGCGCTGTCCGAAAAGGCGCTGCGCAAGCTCGCCAAGGTCGACTGGAAGACCCTGCCGATCGTCCGCGGCGAGCCGCGCTTCGGCGTGCCGGTCAAGGGTGTCGGCAAGTTCATCGGCATCGGCATGAACTACTCGGACCACGCGGCCGAAGTGGGCGCGCCGGTCCCGAAGGAACCGATCATGTTCATGAAGGCGACCAGCTGTTTGTCGGGCGCGGACGATCCGATCCAGCTGCCGCAGGGATCGAAGAAGACCGACTGGGAAGTCGAGCTGGGCGTGGTCATCGGCACCCGTGCGCAATACGTCAGCGAAGCGGACGCCCTGGACTACGTGGCCGGCTACTGCGTGGTCAACGACGTCTCCGAGCGCGCCTTCCAGTTCGAGATGGGCTCGCAGTGGGACAAGGGCAAAGGCTGCGACACCTTCGGCCCGGTCGGCCCCTTCCTGGTGACGAAGGACGAGATCTTCGACGTCCAGGACCTCGACCTTTACCTGGAACTGAACGGCAAGCGCATGCAGACCGGGAACACCTCGAACATGATCTTCACCGTGGCGCAGATCGTCAGTTACCTGTCGCGCTTCATGACCCTGGAGCCGGGCGACATCATCTGCACCGGCACCCCGCCGGGCGTGGGCCTGGGCCGCACGCCGCAGCGCTTCCTGAAGAAGGGCGACAAGCTGAGGTTGGGGATTGCGGGACTGGGCGAGCAGCAGCAGGAAGTGCTCGCTTTTCCGAAGGGATAA
- a CDS encoding cache domain-containing protein, with amino-acid sequence MKPQFAALALALVAAASPAAGPAAKDAEDLVAQGAVFLRTRGKAELIRRINARDPMFYRGDLYLHMRDARTGVMLAHPLTPWQIGQDLLDVPDATGRKYRREIIELAATRGKGWVDYTYKNPADGRAQPRSNYIARVGDVVLESSIDKK; translated from the coding sequence GTGAAACCGCAGTTTGCCGCACTGGCCCTGGCCCTGGTCGCCGCCGCCAGTCCTGCCGCCGGGCCGGCCGCGAAGGATGCGGAGGACCTCGTCGCACAGGGCGCCGTCTTCCTGCGCACCCGGGGCAAGGCCGAGCTGATCAGGCGCATCAATGCCAGGGACCCGATGTTCTACCGCGGCGACCTGTACCTGCACATGCGGGATGCCAGGACCGGCGTCATGCTCGCGCATCCGCTCACCCCGTGGCAGATCGGCCAGGACCTGCTCGACGTGCCGGACGCCACCGGCAGGAAGTACCGGCGCGAGATCATCGAACTGGCGGCGACCCGGGGCAAGGGCTGGGTCGACTACACGTACAAGAACCCGGCCGACGGCCGTGCCCAACCCCGGAGCAACTACATCGCCAGGGTCGGCGACGTGGTGCTGGAGTCAAGCATCGACAAGAAGTAA